The genomic window GATTATTAGGGTTGTCTGGTCCTCCTGGTGCTGGGAAATCAACTTTCATCGAATGCTTTGGGAAAATGCTTACAGAAAGAGGACACAAAGTGTCAGTGTTGGCTGTAGACCCTTCTTCTAGTACAAGTGGTGGTAAGTAGGACTTAATGTTTCCGTCAGGTTTCTAATACCTTGTAAAATACAAGAGTGTCTCTTTGGGGCAAATGGAAGAAATTTTTGGGCCCTATGAAACTATTACAAAACTGGTAATGTATCAcgttttcatttttccccccatgcATTTTGAAATTGAGAATTATGTATCAAAACCCTCATTTTGTCAAGTTTACTCTTCTCCAATGTTTGAATgctgtttaacatttttttgtctgaaacttTGCATAGCCACTGTTTTCTCTCTAACTTTATTAACTTACTTAATGCCATGTCAATGAAGGAGGAGAACATTAATTTCTACTTAAATTTCAGAAGTGACAGTGCTGATCACTAGGCAGGACATAATGctaatttaaaactatttagaAGATGCTGCAATCCAAATGTATCTGTCAGGTTAGAGTATAGAACATTCATTAATTCTCTATAAGAATTTCTAGCTTTTTGTTGGCTGTATCAGTGTCATGGtttcctgctgcactgaccatTAGTCTGACTTGTAGCATGgcctgctgattttttttaaatttgagatTCCTCAAAATTGTGTCTCTGTAATGTGCCACTCTCAAACTTTTAGGGAAATTCTAGGCTGACCAGGCGTGATTAATGATATCTGTAACTTAAATAATAGAACCTTGATTTTGATCCTTTTCTAATGGGCAGCTGTCAGAGAACATCATTCCCTTTTCCAGTATCTACGCTATTATAGGAGATGCTGCAAtgtaactatttaaaaaaaaaaaaaaaaaaaaaacaaattgaagcACTGCAATGATTTAGAGTTAAGAAATAGTATATTATTGCATGTATACATTCAAGACACATGAATAGAATAGCAAAATGTGGTGCTAAGACTGTACCAGGTATATGAACTGAGCATCTATTGTCTTTTGGAATGTGCTTTTATATATGTAGATCTTAATGAATTTGATGCAAAGTTTGTATGAATAATAGGAAGGCAGGAATGTATCtaagttttcttaaaaacaaacaaaaatcatcaACAAAATCTTACGGTAAAGATTTGTCCCtttggaaagaaacagcaaagattaattagcagctcttaaaaaaagaactgtTCAGGAAGTGCAGAATCCATTCTGACCTAGAACAAACTCTTTGTGTTTGGTAGCAGTAAGGCCCGCTTGTCAGGCCTTTCCAGCCAGCCAGGAACTTCCTAGTCCTGAATAAAGTCTTTAACAACAATTATTGGAATATTGTTTCATGACTTATTTCTTCCAAGAGATCTacctttttctcatttgttttggTGGGGGCGGGGAACAGGGAAGGAAAGTCTAGCTGTTTGGCACGgttgaaataatttaatagtAAATGTTTAAGGTTCTCTATTGGGTGATAAAACACGGATGACTGAGTTGTCAAGAGACATGAACGCATACATCAGACCATCTCCAACCAGAGGGACGTTAGGAGGTGTAACAAGGACCACGAATGAAGCCATTCTGCTCTGTGAAGGAGGAGGCTATGATGTTGTTCTTGTGGAAACAGTAGGTATGTGCTTAGGGTTTTCTTTCGGTTATCCTGCTGTGACACCTAAATCAGACGTGAGACACCTTGCACGGTCACTGGGTAGAAATGCATGCCTGTTCTGTCAATTTTCTAGGCCTTTATATTTTGTAGAAACACTGGAATGGTATGTTCCCTGTTGTTTGTTTATCACtggtgaggcagtggcacaggttgcccagagaagctgtggatgacccatccctagaggtgttcaaggtcaggttagatgaggctttgagcaacctggtctggtgggaggtgtccctgcagggGAGTTCAACTAGATGGGCTTTAAGGTTcctcccaacccaaaccattctgtgatttgtggGTTTTGGTCAAATCAGAAAGGTAGTGCAATACTATGATATTCATGTTGTCATTAATGTGACTGTGAAAGATTGCCATAAATAGTGAACTCTGGGTTTAATTTTTCAGGAGTGGGACAATCAGAATTTGCTGTGGCTGATATGGTCGATATGTTTATattgctgctgccacctgcagGTGGAGATGAATTACAGGTattgttctgtttctcttttgaagTGCTACCTAGGACTAGAAGGAGAAATTTAAATCCAAGTAGTACTTGTCTGTGCAAGAAGTCCATATCAGTAGTATTTTGTAAATTACACAGCTGCTATGTGAGTCTTTTCAGTGTCTTACCAAACATTGCATGGTtgatatctgatttttttttttccccagatctTGGAATTACTGGGATGTACGATTTTGATACTCTCTGAGTAGTATCAGAGAGTATTATTATGACCTGTTTATTAGTTAACTGGGAGTGGttttgaggaaaacaaatcaaTATAATTAGTTTTGTAAACTTTGTcatgttttgtttaaacttaAGTCTCTATGCATAAAATAGGTTCTCGTGTAAACTCTGATATCCATATTCAGTGTCCCAGTGTCAAAGCAGAGTAATAAATGGGATGACGGTGGCCGCTGGTACTACTGCTGCGTGACTAGCATGCCCATCCACCCACCAGCAGGAGCCACCAGAAAATAACAAAGCTTTCCTGACCTACTTTCTGTGATTAAATCAGTGTGTCAATTATTCTGGATATTCATAATTTCTCTCCATGTTCTGTTCAGGGTATCAAACGGGGTATAATTGAGATGGCAGATCTAGTTGCTATAAATAAAGCTGATGGTGATTTAATTGTGCCCGCACGGAGAATACAAGCGGAATATGTTAGTGCTATGAAGCTGCTTCGCAAGCGTTCAAAGGTTTGGAGACCAAAGGTGTGTGTACTTCCCTATGGGATTTttggttgtggtggtggttttttgtatgctttttgttgttttcccagaaaaagTGCTGAATGAGTTGGGACTGTTACTGTCTCATCTAGCTGTTCTAGACTCCTTGAGCTCTTTTATAAAAAATTGACCTTGGTTGTTTAGCTTTTTTACACCATGTTAAATACTTGATTGTTTATTGTTTAATGTTCATACAGGTGGCacgtttctttgctttttcatcaGTCTGTGTGTTTAGTTCATCACTGTTTAATAGTAACTGATACATCTGAATACCTACTTGTTCAGCCTGACAAATGTGACCCAAAACACCTGTTTTGAGATCAGTGAGGTTGTCAGAAATCTGTCTCTGTTTCAGTAACTGGGACTCTATCCATTAGAttggggagagaaagagaggtttgttttttttttttaggcagtCCCATTTTAAAGATGAAGTTGGATGCCTGAAATACTTTGGCAAAATGAATTCCTACTCTGGAAAGCATATGCAAAAAGAAGTTTCAATATCTCctttctggaatattttaagTGCAAAAGGGTAGCTATCAGAGTGTGTATACCTGAATTGATAATTAAGTCTATGTTTAAGTAAAATAGCAACACTGTACATTTTAGCTAATTGTCTCATTTAAAATGATTCTCACTAGTTACACAAGCAGTTGGACAAACCCTATTTATGCCAAATGCTGTGGATCCCAAGGTCTGCTTATAGTAGGTAGAATCccaattttgattttttttttgttgtttttttccttattctttatGGAAAAAAGTGTGACTGGCACAAAACTCCTTTGAGCGGAATTGGTTGAGTATATTGAAACAAGCTTGCCTTCCACATTTCCTAATTTTCATTCTACTTGATTCAGTAATTTAACCCTTAAGCCCAGTAAttatttggctttaaaaattcttctgaatCCAACAGGTAATGCGTATCTCTGCCAAAACTGGAGAAGGTATCTCAGATATGTGGGATAAAATGACAGAATTCCGTGACCTCGTGCTCACGAGTGGTGAGCTGCTTGCCAAACGACGGAAACAGCAGAAAGTGTGGATGTGGAATCTCATCCAAGAAAATATGTTGGAACATTTCCGGAGTCACTTGGCAGTCAAGGATAAGATTCCACTTCTAGAAGAAAAAGTTCTTAGTGGTGTCTTGTCTCCTGGGCTGGCAGCTGACCTGCTGCTGAAAGCATTCAAAGACGGTCTCTAAGCACTGTAGTATACTGTGTTCTTGCTACGTTCTTCATGTAAACATaaacattaaatacattttttaatgtgtggATTCAAATGTTTTGCTACAACAGACGTTAATGGAATGCATATACAataatctgggaaaaaaaaaaaaaagataaatatttgggCAAAAAGTACTGTAGGACCCTGTATATGCAAAGATCGTGACAAATGCAAACAGAGATTCAGAGACTGTTACAGATTATATTTGGACAAAAGCACATTTCTGAGTCTCCCATCTGTACACACTATGGATTTACTGGTCACAAACGTGTGCCTGTGTCAAAAGGGCTGGTTTTGAGAAAAGTTTGGTACTGCAGAGTTCCATTGTGGAACCATCTCAGAGCTGGCTGGCAGTGCAGCTTTCCATTCTGGTACAGTATCAGCTGttgccttttccttcttcacctTTAGTGACTGCAAGAACAGTGGGCTTCCCTGATAGAACCTGACAcagtcttatttttaaatatatagtgTGCATATAAATAGAGCATAGTGCTTGATAACTGGTTGGGAGTTACTTTACTATGTGCTGGGAGAAGGGAATGTAAACCAACCCAGAATCTAAATAGACgttttaataaaaaagcaaaatttaattagactttttaaaatacagacatCAGATGGAACCAGTGCCATCtacaatgttttaattgcaatTGGTTTTGTACTAGAGTAATTGATTTATTCTATTACTTCTTAGTAATAATGATTTGAGGTTCTGATCTGACAGAAGTAACTTTTTCAGCTTCAAACAAAATGCCCAGCAGGTTTTTCCTATCTTGTAGAAAATGTGGCTACTTAGAACCCAAagtacttttttcccccccttgaGAACAAATCTGGAGGTGTCATTTTCTTAATCCGTGAACTAGAAAGCAGGGTTCATTTGGTACCTATGAAATATGAAGAGTAAAACGGAAAAATGACGATTTGTGGAGACTTGACAGAAAAGCAGTAAGAAGGATATTTTATGGATCTATTGTTTACATGAATTAACTTACTTTTTAAGTATTGCTAGTAATAATTTTTATAGTCTTGATTTTCTGTACATGTACTAAGTGGGATGATGTCTTTCATTCCTTATTTAAGCTCAGTTTAACCTATTTGAATTCCAAAGTAGTATGTGTTTCACACAACATTTGAGTTCTGGCAACCTGAGTCTGAATTTTTCTGACAATTCCAGGGTAGCAGTGAATTTGTGTAATTTGATCctcttgctttttgctttcctttttttttttttcccctggagacagttgtgtttttttttttctcttcccttagCACCAATTGTTATATTGTGTCCCCAGCTAAGTCTACTTTTTTGTGGTAGGCCTCTGTGCTTCAGAATTTTCATTCCAGTGTAGGTATAATATAGCAGCTATCAGAAAAGATGAATGAGTGTTGAAATTGCTgggcattttttcctttggtttgtCAAAGTGGCataaattaaatacagaaaaagtcTTCATCCTCAGTGCTAGCATTTCAGTTATTTCTCCTATTGTAGGACGGCTTCTGTATTGTTGTCCATAGATAAAATTCTCCGTATTGTCACTCTGAGAATATGAAGCATGACCAAGAAGTAAAATGTAAACTGCAGTGTAAagtaaaaatactttgtaattTATAGCAAGGACCTCTTTATATATTTGCAGTACAATACTAAGAAAGCGTATTGTGTTGTTTTGCAGGATGTGGAGctgagacatttatttttaaagaaatttggCACCAGCGTAGCTGGTATTAGTGGTTTCCACCACACAGACTTTCAACTTCCCCCACCCCCTTATTCCTGTTTCTTAAACTTTACATCCCAAATGAGTAATTTAGGATTGCTGCAATCAGTTACTTGAAAGTACCTGAAGTGTTCAGGGGGTGCCAGAAGCAAAGGGATCTGATTATTGCCTTGCtgtgttgtggaaaaaaatgtttcttttatatttaaaaacagtttaggTCTCTAATAAATATGACAAAGAGTACCCCAAACCTAAAGTGATTTCTTTTATCCTctcagatttaaaaattaaatgtatttagatGGTACCTAGTAGAGGAAAAGACGGATGGAAAATGAATTGAtgagagcagcagctttttaaCTGGTAAGTTCTCAACTTTTTGATAGTCCATTTATTTCAGGTGACAATTTTTAAGGTGACCTAATTTGCACTTATCTGCTAGATCAGGTCTTCTCtattgtcttctttttctgttgtcagggactgcttttttccttgtctgctATATGGCAGCCATCATGCAAGTAAAATAGAACCTATGGCTTTGTTTGAATAAAGGCTGTTCTAGCAGAATACCTTTTACCACTTCAGGATTTGTCTACTCAAGCCATGCGGTCATCATTGTCTCATTTTGTTACTCCTCTTGGAGTAGAGTTAATTTACTAATGAACTCTTACAAGATAGTACAATGGTTTTAAGTAAGTTCTACTTTTCATTCAGCTGCATTTTCCTCCTAAAGGAGAGCATTGAATGAAAATcagatttgctttctttatGTGTTTGTGTTTCATGCTTCAGTAGACAGAAAAATGCCTTATACTGAAAGGGGTCTTCAGAAATGGCATGATAAATGATGatccctgctttgtttttcagtgattCCCCTACCAAATTGAAAAGCTGTACTGTGTGAACTGTGAGCTGAGCCTTGCATGTACGAAtcaactgttttgttttctagctgGTAGAATATTGCCACAGAATGTTTTGAAGCCAACTGTTCAATTagttttgcagttttgtttaTGTCCTCGCTGACATAAACAAAATGGGGAAGTGCATTGTCTTCAGAAGGACTGCATAGCTTGAGCTAGTAGGCTAGAATTTAGTAAACAATTCCGTATTTCCCAGAATGGGAAGTGGCATTTGCAGCTCATCACTTCTAACTCTGGGGGATTAGAAGGGGTAAAATGCACTAAAGCGTTGTATTCAAGTACACAGGgttctgaaaaaaacagtaaacaaaTCTGTTGAGTAGGATGTTGACATATTCTCTAGTTTTTAGAGTTAAATTTCTTTCACATTAACATTTAAAACCACAGCTACTGCAAAGCAGTATAAGAAAATAACTGTATGAGGAAATAATAGCAACACCGTTTGTAGCTAGAGATGCGATGAACTGTTAGACAAATTGATACGGGAGGTGAGGAACAAACTTTCCAGATGCACAAACTGTTGTGTCCTTGAAGTCTTGCAGCTGTATGTAAGTGTGAAACTTTTCCCCAGGTCCCTGTATAATAGATGTTGCTGGTGTTTCACAGCTGGAAAAACAAGTGTGGTGAGATCAAGTGATTTACCCAGGATTCAGAAACAGGTCAGTAGAGTATAAGGGTTACAGTTCAGTAGTCTTTACTCTGAGCCCCATGTATATTTACGGCCATGTTACTTAAGGTTGAAAAAATGCTCTTAGCAAGTTCATGCTCTCAGTGTGACTTACTCCTTTCATATCTAATCTCTCTGTCTTCAGTGACAGGACACACTGACCCCTTCTTGACTACTGTTCTGCGGTAATGTCCTGCTTTAAGTAGTAGAAAACCTTTCCTTGATAGCTGATCTGCCTTCATGTTTCTGTAAATTCATTGCTTCCTGTCACACATGCTTGCTCGCTCTGTTTTCCTCATGTATGTTGCTTGTTTATGAATCTGCAGTGTGTTACGTGTCTTTCTGTGGGTTTGGagattttggggggaggggtgTTGAGCAAAGCTAAAGCATACatgttaacttttttctttttaattaacctTATGCAACTCCCTTCCTAAAGCTTTCTTTCTTAAAGCAACTGTTCTGGTGTAAATATACTTACttcttctttactttttcttgcttgttgTTCTGTTGTTCCTCCCTTGGATGCACAGTCAAGAAATAACATAATTCatcagttaaaatgaaaaattttttTACAGAGCTTAGTGGTTCCAAAACCATTTCTTCCGGATGTTCTAAAGTAGCTATCATGTCAGACATGATCGAATAGGGGTAGATAAAACATGCATGTAAAGCAAAATCAATATGTTCCCCTGGAATGTACTATTCAAACAATCTACAGTGTACAGTTTAACTTGTAACAGGATTCCTCTTGTAAAAAGTAGATCAGATACTCAGTGGTCATACTACTTACAGCTGATTTACAAATAAGCCCTCCCCTACCAATGCCATATTAGAACATTACCAAAATTTGTGGAttgagaacaatttttttttttttccaaatgaaacaaTTCACAAGCAATTACAGTACATTTTTAACGTGGAAGTCTGATAGGCATATTTTATTCCCGGCTGCCATACTTAGGTATGGCTCATTGGATAAACGAGGAAAAGAAGAGCTGACATTCATCCTAATCAACGGAGGAGATGTATAATGGAACTGCAAGAAGGATGtctactctctctctctctctctctcatgaGAACATAAGAATTATCTCAGACATTTCACTAGCAATTCTCACAAATTGATGTGATACATAGTGTTGCTGTGTGAGgtttaaagaaaagataaattcaattcccttttctgtcttttaggtTTGTTTGTTGAGGGTGACTAATAATTTAGACAGTTGTACTTTGAATTAGGTGATTTTGTTTGTAATCATGCTCTACGGGTGGAAAAGTTAATGTATTCATAAGTCCTTGGAGTTTGAGTACATGATTGTTCACCTgtagcaaaaagcaaaagctttacTACTCAGAATGCACTTCTTTTTTGGCACTTTCCCTTCATGatgaatttcctgtatttctccTTAAAATGCTAGGGCAAATTGACTTACATACCACATATTCATTACTTTCTGTGTCTGTTATATTTAGATGTCTTTCACTGGtagagtatttaaaaaaaaaaaagttttaattctttaagtt from Anas acuta chromosome 4, bAnaAcu1.1, whole genome shotgun sequence includes these protein-coding regions:
- the MMAA gene encoding methylmalonic aciduria type A protein, mitochondrial encodes the protein MGRGPRFRLGLRPSLPRAGPRLEASPGTRQRHRRRQRAALRGGRGQSPSSAAGLSPPHPRRVSANRSELIPLVLLIPSKMKIPSVLLRFPHRYLFKRMYFKNFHCTSRSDFLCIGSLTPVRPYHTKWMCLSEGLKRELCHQAAPDQQAEGLSDRENRLIDRLYSGLIQGHRACLAEAITLVESTQARKKKVAQVLLQKVLSYHREQEKLNQGKPLAFRVGLSGPPGAGKSTFIECFGKMLTERGHKVSVLAVDPSSSTSGGSLLGDKTRMTELSRDMNAYIRPSPTRGTLGGVTRTTNEAILLCEGGGYDVVLVETVGVGQSEFAVADMVDMFILLLPPAGGDELQGIKRGIIEMADLVAINKADGDLIVPARRIQAEYVSAMKLLRKRSKVWRPKVMRISAKTGEGISDMWDKMTEFRDLVLTSGELLAKRRKQQKVWMWNLIQENMLEHFRSHLAVKDKIPLLEEKVLSGVLSPGLAADLLLKAFKDGL